Proteins encoded by one window of Fodinicurvata sediminis DSM 21159:
- a CDS encoding sigma-70 family RNA polymerase sigma factor has translation MTGDKENEIWRHSARAFFQAEVEHLMDRLYGTALRLTGNRSDAEDLVADSLAKAWNGLSGLEDRQAFEKWVFRILVNGFVSDRRRQKARPCEVEADREGEFSLFEKLHQPFLLWWGTPEQELLDKLLRADIENALDALPEEFRLAVVMVELWGLSYAETAEMLDVPVGTVRSRLSRGRSLLQSALWHQAREAGLLKGEAKGTAR, from the coding sequence ACTCGGCCCGGGCCTTTTTCCAGGCTGAAGTGGAGCACCTGATGGACCGCCTCTACGGCACGGCGCTGCGCCTGACGGGCAATCGCAGCGACGCCGAGGATCTGGTGGCCGACAGTCTGGCCAAGGCCTGGAACGGACTTTCCGGATTAGAGGACCGCCAGGCTTTCGAGAAATGGGTCTTTCGCATCCTGGTCAATGGCTTCGTAAGTGATCGCCGGCGGCAGAAAGCCCGCCCGTGTGAAGTGGAGGCGGACAGGGAGGGAGAGTTTTCCCTGTTCGAGAAGCTGCACCAGCCGTTCCTCCTGTGGTGGGGCACGCCCGAGCAGGAGCTTCTCGACAAGCTCTTGCGCGCGGATATCGAAAATGCCCTGGATGCATTGCCGGAAGAATTTCGGCTTGCCGTCGTCATGGTTGAGCTGTGGGGGCTCAGCTATGCGGAGACGGCGGAGATGCTCGATGTTCCGGTGGGAACGGTACGTTCCCGGCTTAGTCGTGGTCGCAGCCTGCTGCAGAGTGCGCTGTGGCATCAGGCCCGTGAAGCCGGACTTCTTAAGGGCGAAGCG